The Silene latifolia isolate original U9 population chromosome Y, ASM4854445v1, whole genome shotgun sequence sequence TAATTGGGATATGGTAGGAGATGACTACTGCAAAGCTGTGTTTTCTTTCTTCACTTCAGGAAGAATGAGTAAACAAGCCAATGCCACTCTCATTACCCTCATTCATAAGAAAAAAGTCATTGCATCTGTGCTAGACTTCAGGCCTATTTCTTGCTATACCACCTTTTATAAAACAATTAGCAAAATCCTCTCTACTAGATTGCAGCAGATCCTACCCTACCTCATTGGTCCTGAGCAGGCAACATTCATTAAGGGAAGGGACATTCATGAGAACATAATGTTATCTCAGTCTTTGGTAAAAGAATATAATAGGAAATACCTCACTCCTAGAAGTCTTATAAAGGTAGATATTCGTAAAGCTTTTGACTCACTACAATGGCAGTTCATTGAGGATATGCTTCATACCTTGAAATTCCCTCCTCTTTTCATCAAGTGGATAATAGGATGTATTTCAAGCCCCTGGTTCTCCCTCAAGCTTAATGGTTCATCTCATGGTTTCTTTCAAGGAAAGAGTGGGCTAAGGCAATGAGATCCACTCTCTCCTTATGTATTTGTTCTAAGTATGGAAGTCCTTTCTAAGTACCTGAGAGAAATCTGTTTGCAACCCTCTGTCTCTTATCACCCTAAGTGCTCTAGAATTGGCGTCACTCACTTAATTTTTTCGGATGATCTGATGATCTTTACTAGAGGGGATGTTCCTTCAGTTCAGGCAGTGTTGAACACTCTAAATAAATTTACTAGTTGGACAGGTCTTATAGCAAATACTGAAAAAACTGAAATTTACTTTGGAGGAGTTCAGGCTACCATAAAAGAGCAAATTCTAACACTAACAGGGTTTCCAGAGGGACATTTCCCATTCAGGTATCTAGGGTTACCTTTGAATACTGCTAAGAACACCGTGGTAATGTATTGTGCACTTATTACTAAAATCCAGGCTGCTATACAACACTGGTCTACCAAACTTCTATATTATGCAGGAAAGGTTCAGCTGCTAAACTCTATTTTCtttggcctagaaaacttctTGTGTGCTGGTGGATTATTGCCTAGAACTGTTATCAAACTTATTAGTAGGATgtgtaaatttttttttggaGACATGAGGATAACATTCGAAAAATGGTGTTGAAAAGCTGGAAGAGTATCGGTTCTCCTAGATAAAAGGGGGGTTTTGGGGTTAAGGAGCTTCTTTCCTGGAATAAAGCGCTTTTTTCCAAATGTATTTGGTCTCTGGATCAGTCACCTACTGGTATTTGGAGCAAGTGGAACCATGCATACAACCTGACACAGGGCACCATCTGGGACAGTGATAGCAGGGAGTACTTCTCAGAGAGCTTCAAAGGGATCCTTACTGTCAAGAATGAAATTCTCCAGGCTACATGTTCTCTTTCTACTACTCCGAATTTGCTTACAGGCTGGTGCATTAGTGGAAAGTATAACACTCACTTAGCTTACCACTAGTTCAGGCCTCATCATCCAATAAAGAAGTATCTTAGCACTCTTTTGGGGAAAACAGTGGAACCTAGAAAGGCTATTGCAAGAATGTCTAGCCACAGTGGATACACTTCAGGATAGGGGAATGATCATCATTAACAAGTGTGCTCTGTGTAGAAATGCAAATGAGTCACACTCTCATTTATTCTTTAAGTGTCCATACTCTCAGGCTATATGGGGAGGTACACTGGACTGGATGAAAATGACTGGTAGGAGTAACAGCTACATAACAGAAGTCAAACGGAGTGTAGGGAGAAGGACCAAAAAGCATTGGAAGAGCATTTAGTATATCAGCTGCTTGGTAGGAACTATATATGGGGTATGGGCTGAACGTAATAACAAGATTTTCAATGGGATTGAGCATACTGTACAGCAGGTTTTGGCCAAACTCAAGTATACAATTAGTATCTCCTTGTTGTATAAATTCTCTTCTCCCTTAGACACTAGAATTAGGGATGGTTTAAATGCTTAATTGGCCTTATTTTAAGGCTTAAGTGGATATTCTTTGTAAAAATCTTGTATTCTTTTCTTTTGCCCCTTAAGGATGAATGAAAGGAATTATaactttttgcaaaaaaaaaaaaaaaaaaaaaaaaaaatttaaaaaaaaataataataataataaaaacaataacaataacaataacaataacaataacaataacaataacaataacaataacaataataataataataataataataataataataacaataacaacaataataataataataattagtaTCTCCTTGTATAAATTCTCTTCTCGCTTAGACACTAGAATTAGGGATAGTTTAAATGCTTAATTGGCCTTATTTTAAGGCTTAAGTGGATATTCTTTGTAAAAACCTTGTATTCTTTTCTTTTGCCCCTTGAGGAAGAATGCAAGGAATTATAacttttttcaaaaaaattaaaaaattaaaaaattaaaaaataataataacaataacagtaataaccataataacaataacaacaataataaacataataacaataacaataacaataacaataacaacaataacaataataacaacaataacaacaagaataacaataacaacaataatagtaatagtaatagtaataatagtagttttaatagtaataataatagtaataatagtaataatagtaataataataatactaatactaataataataataataataataataataataataataataataataatactaataatactaataataataataataataataataataatactaatgctaatgctaataataatactaataataatactaatactaataataataacaacaaaaacaacatcggcataaccttgttcGCGACACCCTTTTAGATATCTGGTTTCGCTCTAGGATCTCTGCTGGTAAGGAGGAAAATCTTATAtttaaaataacattttcttccaaacttgataccaaatcttaaaaaaaaaaatccataaattggCGATTTTGCCCTTACTAATTTGATGGATTTTAGTGATAGTAATCATGGATGTGTGGAATCCATAAATTTTTGCACTCTAACTCGAAATCAGGTTCTACCAATTATTGATTCGGCTCATACAATTTTTCCAACTTAAATTTTTgtattcattttttttcttttttctttttagtGTTATCTTTGTGGTACATAGAATATTGGAGCTGCAAAGATCATTTTAACGATTTAGGTAAAATTTATTTGTGTGATATTAAAATTAAATGGAGTTGTGGTGGTTGAGGTAAGATGAGAGTACTTCGTATATCGGTTTTTCTAAATTGAACCCTAAGGTCACATGTTAAGagttgtggggtattattgtttGTTACCCCCTctatattatattatttgtttacttttttttttctttttacctTTGTAGATATTTAACCTGTGTATCCAAACCAACCATAATTAAAACAAGACAATACTTAGTTAACTCAAAGCATAGACGTCAATAGTCTTCTCTAGGGTTTCTATGAGGGCTTCCGTCTATACTCAGTTGTCGATTTCTCCTTTTTCCTGAGGACTGATCTCCTCGTTCCTTTTCGAGGGGCTCACGTTttcattcacttacttttactctttcttctttttctttcgtgTGGCAGTTATTCGTTTTTCTTGAGATTAGGGCATGGGGGATCAGGCTAGGTCAAATTTAGCGTCGAATAAAGGGAAACAAGCCATGAATGCTGATGACGAGACTTTTGTATGGGATGTTGGGGGGAGTTCGAAGGAGGAAAGCGTAGAGAAACATCTTCTGGTAGGGCGAATCTGGACCTCGAAGGCGATTAATGCGAAGGCTGCTATTGAATCGATGATCAAACTCTGGAATACGAAAGGTGCGGTTACGGGAAACCTTATCgatgtcaaaaataagatttttgTTTTCAACTTTGATGATGAGAAAGATAAAGCGAGAATTATAGAAGGTCAACCGTGGCATTTCGATAAATTTATTTGGTGCTTCAATGATCCTTGTGATGATGGTAGATTGTCGGATACACCGCTATTTCTTGTTCCAATATGGGCTAGGGTTTATGACTTGCCAGTTAGGGGGAGAGCGAACGAGGAGAACATTCGTAGGCTAGGTATGCAGCTTGGACAGTTTGTGATGGTGGACAAGACGCCTTTCCCGGAGATGGAACGAGCCATTAGACTTAGGGTTATCCATGACATTAGAAAACCCCTAAAGTCCAAGGTTGGAGTGAGGATGCCTACTGGTTTGCAGGTGGAATTTGAAGTGAAATACGAAAGACTCTCGACCTTCTGCTACGGATGTGGTATTTTAGGACACGGCGAGAAAGATTGTGACGAGGGACCTTATGATGAGGGTGAGCTACGTTTCAGCGAGGCCTTGAGAGCCTCTCCTTGGAAGGTGTTCAAAACAGCAACTGAGGTTAAGGCAAAAGGAGCACGATCTTTAAATGAGGCTTTTGAGAGGGAAAACAGACAGAGGGAGGAAGAAGTTGTGGATAATATAATTGACAAACTTAAATCTATTTCTCTTAAACAAAAGGGGGGAAGAGTTAAGGATTGCGAGCAGGAGCAGGTTACGAGCATGACCATGGTGGTGGAGCAAGGGGGCACTAACCAAGAGCAGGATGGGGAAACGAGGAGTACAACGGAGAGAATCAATATGGGGGAAAAGGAAGGGGCGACGGTTGTGGTGGCAGGGGAGCATATGAAAGTTAATGATGGGGGAAGGGGGACTGCTGATGAGGAAGGCACAAAGCTTTCCCAAGGGGAGGTTACGGAAACTGATGGTGGCTTAGTTGGAGGGCAGCTGAAGGGGTTGAGTACGTGGAGGCGTTTGGAGAGAGATCAGATGGGGATGGCAGGGGCGGGAACTTTAGCTGCGGGGATGGGGTGTTCAGTAGGAACAGAGGGGAGGGGGGAAAGGAAGCAGGGGAGAAGAAACGTAAAAAACAGGAGGGTGTCGGGGAACATGGGGTTGACAGATTGGATGATGCAGGGAGTCAAAAGAAGGTTCGATTAATGATGGGTGTAACTTCACCTGAGACGGAGGTTGAGAGGACTCAACCCCGCCGGGCATTATGAAAATTTTGAGCCTTAACTGCAGGGGGCTGGGCAACCCCGATGCAGTAGGCGGACTTCAGGAGCTAATCAGAAGAGAGGCCCCTTATGTAGTCTTTTTGTGTGAAACCAAGCTTAGTAGTATAGAGATGTATAAAGTTAAACAGTTTTTTCCGGATTTTGTAGGTATGGAAGTAGATAGTGTAGGTCGATCTGGTGGCTTAGCTTTTCTGTGGAGGACGGAGGTTAATTATGTTTTTAATTCTGCGTCGGTGCACCATATGGATTTTGTGATTGAGGGAGAAGTGGCTAAGTGGAGAGTGACCGACTTTTATGGCTGGCCCGCGGTTCAAGATCGACACCTTTCTTGGCAATTATTGAGACTTCTAGCTCAGCTGTCGGACGACCCATGGATTTGTATAGGCGACTACAATGAAGTCCTGTTCTCGACGTAGATGAGGGGAGGGGAGCGGGCTCAGTGGCAGATGAATAACTTTAGATCGGCTGTGGAAGATTGTGGGTTACGGGACCTTGACTATGAGGGGCATGCTTTCACTTATAATAATGGCCAAGAAGGGGATGATAACCGTCAATGTAGGTTGGATAGAGCTATGATGAATGAAGCATAGAGGAATTTATTTCCATACACCAAGCTTACACATTTGGACCGGGAATGGTCGGATCATGCTCCAATTCGAATCGATCTTGACGCGAGAACTGGTGGGGTAGAAGGGCAAAAACGAAAATTTAAGTTCGAGCAAATATGGGTAGGGGAGGCGGGGTGTGAGGAGACTATAAAAAAGGTGTGGGACGAGGGAGTTTTTGACATTACTGATACAATCAGTCGGTGTGCGATAGAGCTGGGGAAATGGAAAGGCTCAAATATAGGCCAAATTCTGAAGGACTTGAGAAAGAAGAGGGGCATTCTTAAGAGGCTAAACGAGGGAGAACAGTCTAGGAGCGTGCTGAGGGAGCGAAAAGCGGTGATAAGCGAGATTGCTGGGCTTCTACGTAAAGACGAGTCTTACTGGAGACAAAGATCAAGAGCTCTGTGGTTAAAAGATGGCGATAAAAACACAAAATTCTTCCACCGTAAAGCCCAACAACGTAAGCAAAAAAAATTTCCTCCGCCAAATTTTTGATGAGGACGGCCGAAAATACAAGAATGGTGATGGAATTAAAGGGGCAACTGTTAAATACTTTGGGTCTCTTTTTACATCATCAGAACCAGCTAATTTCGAAAATATTTTGGAGGGAGTCTCGGGACGGGTGACACATGAGATGAATGATTTTCTACGGGCCCCTTATAAAGGGGATGAAATTGTAGAAGCGTTGAATCAAATGCATCCTCTCAAAGCCCCAGGACCTGATGGTATGAATGCTCTTTTTTATCAAACATATTGGCATATTGTTGGTCCGTCTGTGGTTCGTATGACTTTAAATGTGCTTAATGGTGCCCCTTTTCCTGCTGGCCTAAATACTACCCAAATTGTTCTTATCCCGAAAAAGAAAGCTCCGGACAAATTTGTGGATTTTCGACCTATAAGCCTATGTAATGTGCTCTATAAACTTATATCTAAAGTATTGGCTAATAGGTTAAAAAAATTTCTTGGTGAGATAGTTTCTGAAAATCAAAGCGCTTTTACACCGGGTCGGCTTATAACGGATAATGTTCTAATTGCGTTTGAGATGTTCCATTATATGAAAAACTCGCGAGGAACTGGGGACATATGGCGTTGAAATTGGACATGTCTAAAGCCTACGATAGGGTGGAATGGGATTTTCTGGAGCGTGTTCTATGTGTGATGGGAATGGACAGAAGGTGGATAAATCGGGTTATGGAGTGCGTGAGAACGGTTTCCTATTCTGTCTTAATTAATGGGTCGGAGTCCGAGACTTTTTTCCCAACTAGAGGGCTGAGACAAGGGGACCCATTATCACCCAATCTGTTTATTATTTGCACTGAAGTTATGTCTAGCATGCTCCGTAGTGCGATGGAAAGGGGAAGTATTCACAGAATCCGAATAGCACCTGTCGCCCCGGTTGTGACCCACTTGTTGTTTGCGGATGACAGCATTATTTTCGTTAAGGCGAATGTTCGGGAAGCTGGCGTGGTGAAGGATATTTTGAGGAGGTACGAAGATACATCATGGCAGTCTATCAATTTAGAGAAGACAACCATTTCCTTCAGCAAGGGGACTAAGGCCTTCCGCAAAATGGGTGTTCTAGGGGTGCTAGGGGTTAGAGAAGTTGATGTACAAGAAAAATATTTGGGGCTGCCTACGGTTATAGGACGATCAAAGAAAGCTCTTACTAATATTATCCGGGATAAACTAAGCAAGAAGCTTCAAGGATGGAAAGGGTTGCTTTTTAGTAAGGCGGGAAAAGAGACTTTGATTAAAGCGGTTGCTCAAGCTATGCCCACATATGCCATGAGTGTGTTCAAAATCCCGACGACTTTTTGTGACGATCTACGCTCTATGGTGTCGACCTTTTGGTGGGGCTCGGACAACGGGAGGAGGAAAATGTCGTGGGTAGCATGGAGCAAGATGTGTAAGCCAAAGTGTCGTGGAGGCTTGGGGTTTTGAGATTTTGCGAATTTCAACAAAGCGCTATTAGGGAAACAGGCTTGGCGTCTCATGACAAATGATACCTGTCTTATGGCTCGTGTACTTAAAGGGAAATATTTTGGAGACCGTTCCTTTGTTGATGCGGAGCTTGGACCCAATCCGAGCTATACTTGGCGAAGCATTTGGGAAGCGAGGGAGGTTGTTATGCGAGGAGCGAGACGACGAATTGGGGATGGTTGGAGCACTTCGGTGTGGTCGGATCCTTGGATCCCGAAACTCAATCTCGACGTATTATCTCTCCTAGACTAGACAACGATGAGGATATGAAATTGGCCCATTTGATGCGTGCGGATGGATTGGGCTGGGGCCGTGAGAAGGTGAGCATCCTGTTTCTACCTTTCGAACAGGAAAGAATTCTTAGCATTCGCATTAGTGCAACGAAACCCGTGGATGATTGGTGTTGGGATTATGAGAAAGATGGTGAGTACTCGGTTCGCTCGGCCTACAAATTGCTTGTCGATGATGGTAGCGGAATAGAACAGTCGGACTTTACCCGTGATAAATGGCTTTGGAGTAAGATATGGAAAATGCTCGTTCTCCCCCGTATCAAGGTGTTCTTCTGGCAATTATGTCACGACAGCCTAGCCACAAAAGCGAATATTGCGAAGAGGCTAGTTGGGCATGACATGGACTGTCCGTTTTGCTACAATAATATGGAGACTTGTCTCCATATTTTTCGGGACTGTGGGTGGGTGAAGGGTTTTTGGGATGGGTTGGGTTTGGATGTGTCGGTGGATGGTGGGGGTGAgagggtgagggagtgggtggagAGCACGCTGAAGGAGATGAGGGAGGAGCATTGCGTAGAGTTCATGGTCGAATGCTGGGCTTTGTGAGAACGGAGGAATAAATTTATCTTTGAGGGAGTGAGGGGCGAGCTGAATGGGGTTTTGGATCGGGTGAGGGGACTGCTAGGAGAAATAAGAGCAGATGAGGAAAGGGTGTTGCACTCTGGTGGTGGGAGTGGGGCGAATACTTGAACAGGGGAGGGGAGAGTGATGGAGGAGCAGGGGAAAGATGGCAGTAAGGAGGGAGAGAAGCAAGGATGGATGAGGCCGGGAGTAGGAGCTGTCAAGATTAACGTCGACGTTGGGTTCATGGAGGGCATGGGTATGGGGATTGGGGTTGTGTGCAGAGATGAAAACGGGGTGGTTCTGAAAGCGGTTGTTGTGCAAAGGGAGGAGACGTGGGAGGTGAAGATGGCGGAAGCATATGCGGTGTTGATGGGAGTAAAGGAAGCCATTGATTCGGAGTATAAACAAGTGATTTTCGAAAGTGATTGCTTGGAGGTAGTGACGGATTTGCGGGCTCGGCGAAAAGGACGTAGTGATATACATCTGCTCTATGAAGACATTTTGTCTAGTTGTAATTCTTTTGAGTCCGTTAATTTTTCTTTCGTTAGTAGGCGCTTCAATAGGTAGCTCATTTGCTTGCTCATGTTACCCCTTGGAGCTTAGGTAGACGAGTGTGGATGGACGATCTACCTCAACACATTTCTGATGTTTCTTCGCTTGATTTAGCTTTATCCAATTAAACCCTTTTgggtttcttcaaaaaaaaaaaaaaaaaaaaaaaaaaaagacaatacTTGCTACACTATGTAAAGCCTTGATCATATTAAGAGCCATTACAGTTAggtactccctcccatccaaaacaaaggttacatttgactttttggcactattcatgattGTAGATAATCTTTGGTATTATTAGTAatgtataagagaaaacatagtcatgcgagatcttgtttgattcatcgtcatgaattctataagaatatcaagtttttataatttttaataatgtgtaactaaagatattcacgttgcaaaacgcaCCTCGGCATGCGTaataaagtcaaatgtaacctttggtttggatgggagtaTGTATTTGTAAAATATTGTCACGATATCGGTGTGGGGATCTTGGAGAACAGATGATGACCAGTTTTGgttaaaagtgaattaaaaaaAGGATAAAACCCCAATTAAAAGATAGTGATCACGAGTATTAGACAACAAGTTAACAACTATAAACTGAAATAATAATTGTAACTCTTAGCTGGTAATCAATATTTATCTATCTATATAAAAGAAAATTATAAAAAGTCCAATTTTTATAGAAGACGAGCGTACAATATTAAAGACTTCATATtcatattttattattaattactaCTTTTGAGATTGTTCacaaaataataatataaaacaTAATAACAATTTTTATCTAAACAAagcaaatcaatcaatcaatcatcaatCAATACATacatctatctatattattaaaggaagcttttttcgagcgattatagagtctCCAACCTTCGCAAAACAccttaatgaaataaataatgcTAAATAATTAGCCCTAAAAAAAAGCTAACAAATTTCATACGTACTCTATCACTGTATTACTACAACTTTAGTCAAACTATAAGTCTATAAGGATGTAGGACTCCTCCTGATCAAGTTTATTTAGAATAGGATTCTACTAATATTTGTATATATTCTGATTTTTTGCAACCAAAACTCCATATATTCATGAGATTATTTTTTTTGGTTCTCTTTAAGATTTTTTTTATTGTGAACACAATTTTATATGCTCTTTAGATTTAAAGTTTTAATGTAATTGTGATGTGATGTTTACTTCCTAACTTAtgattatgattttttttttttaccttttgtGTAGTGCAATAACGGAATAATCGGATATACTTTTTAATTTGTAATATACTACTATGCTTTATTATTTAGAAGTTTCATGTTCCTACTCTATATATTTATGTACGACATTCTATCGTTGTATAAAAAAACCTTATTTATGTTTATTATTTGCCGCAGGTAACATGATTGTGCGGTATATATGAAGATTGATCGAGACAAACCAACATTATTCCTTCATTACGACTAAAAAAGCGACCCTCTTGAGTACGAAGTATTATATATACACACAGTAAGCCCATTTAATGTATTAGGTTTCGTATATATTTATTGTTTTATAGTTCGGCATTATTTTTGTTCTCTGGTACTTATACGATGGATAGTGTAAGTTATATTTCATGTGTATTCCATGATAATCACGTTCATAGTACATAAGCTATAGTAGTGTATTTTACCGTAACCTATATCTTTGTTTTAGCTTAACTTACTATGATTCTATGAATTTGAGTTATGATACTAATTTTATATATAGTCATCTTATGTTAATTTGCA is a genomic window containing:
- the LOC141632430 gene encoding uncharacterized protein LOC141632430, with amino-acid sequence MRGGERAQWQMNNFRSAVEDCGLRDLDYEGHAFTYNNGQEGDDNRQWEAGCEETIKKVWDEGVFDITDTISRCAIELGKWKGSNIGQILKDLRKKRGILKRLNEGEQSRSVLRERKAVISEIAGLLRKDESYWRQRSRALWLKDGDKNTKFFHRKAQQQPANFENILEGVSGRVTHEMNDFLRAPYKGDEIVEALNQMHPLKAPGPDGMNALFYQTYWHIVGPSVVRMTLNVLNGAPFPAGLNTTQIVLIPKKKAPDKFVDFRPISLCNVLYKLISKVLANRLKKFLGEIVSENQSAFTPGRLITDNVLIAFEMFHYMKNSRGTGDIWR
- the LOC141632429 gene encoding uncharacterized protein LOC141632429; amino-acid sequence: MEVLSKYLREICLQPSVSYHPKCSRIGVTHLIFSDDLMIFTRGDVPSVQAVLNTLNKFTSWTGLIANTEKTEIYFGGVQATIKEQILTLTGFPEGHFPFRYLGLPLNTAKNTVVMYCALITKIQAAIQHWSTKLLYYAGKVQLLNSIFFGLENFLCAGGLLPRTSPTGIWSKWNHAYNLTQGTIWDSDSREYFSESFKGILTVKNEILQATCSLSTTPNLLTGWCISGKYNTHLAYH